A stretch of Arachis hypogaea cultivar Tifrunner chromosome 15, arahy.Tifrunner.gnm2.J5K5, whole genome shotgun sequence DNA encodes these proteins:
- the LOC112751550 gene encoding TMV resistance protein N: MANQDSSSTSCSNHGWTYDVFVSFHGKDTRRNFTGYLADALDRKGIHIFRDDIRLKKGEGIPYALVKAIEESRIAVVVFSENYASSSWCLDELVEIMGCMKKKGQLVIPIFYFVDASVVRHQRESFGRSMEKHEERHGKETVSKWRIALKEAANLSGWSFKNGYEYKFIQEITEKISSILNITSLHIADHPVGLNYRVSKVLRLLAPNSNDIKMVGIYGIGGIGKTTIARAVYNSISSRFEGSSFLADVRENTVKHGLVQLQETLLHNFLGENIKLGDVNRGIPIIKRRLCTKKVLLILDDVDNLRQLRSLAGSHDWFGSGSRIIITTRDKHLLTAHGVENGNIYEMKQLNDHESLELFSLNAFRRKQPKENYVNIANRMVQYAKGLPLALNVIGSDLFGKTIEEWESALKKYERIPSREILDVLRVSYDNLDDNEKEIFLDIACFFKGNFRQDVEKTLVASRFFPEYGIGVLIDKSLVTISDANTIKMHDLIQDLGRDIARKDSPFDPGKRRRLWHCDDVLEVLTKNTGTDAIEGIMLDMTNLKQKVPLNSNTFENMKRLRILIVRNAQVSGAPNHLPNNLRLLDWDEYPLPSLPADFHPETLVVLNLPHSILTMDEPFKKFDHLTYMNFSGCDSLTTLPDVSGTPNLTRILANDCPNLVEIHDSVGHLNKLVTLSTERCPKLEGFPSGLRSKSLEYLNLRECSSIQSFPNVLEKVGSMKNIDIGGTAIKDFPNSVENFSSIEELILRSCKSFEVLPSNPTMFQNIEELNVEECPQLPKLLWKLLKDRIDSLPKLSRLTLKSCDLSDEDLELILSCFLQLKWLILSNNSFTTIPDCIEDLSSLLLLHVDNCNQLRDISVLPPDLQYINARNCMSLTSRSSDVILSQAFHEVEYLDIVVLRRQIPKWFDHCCKGGSADFWVRRKFPNIALFFLLGGQDEQRTDHMCEFHLFINDLLVFQEKRGWPVDHVWLFDLQIYLTESERHNIREQIKSDWNHVKISCSVMNEPKDVIVKGCGIHLYKERMNIHDVSFISPDLHGSNSAYDNINDDLDIYDETSQDVVFPTVLAKFFPKNIAELLGNLHSGKRTGDDLSDYDEELELDSETDNQYMEVEEEQHSASINLQIPEICKISNHEKETDANSHKILMDPSRGTQEAFVSINEEELKHHKKGKFNKDGIAPESSMTASRRINNETQVGDKINSGKEINSSSNPHVSENIGLHKSKQKSIILVEANAEAIDHINENQVDICHTHTHFPARIDNGQQSVPNAEAYTSIVESSVNEDNMEAFYASLEAETDSESYPYGNQANIVSVITRPSEETKKELQFLRDLVTKKFSLLLHPGRSGLLKDKLKYLLTLPPEEGVSLITKSLLSQLSTSFAQWSVDYNIASVKLESADKELLRAEKVKEELKGNKEEYKGVKMVEDTLRDQLESLEEKKRELEVQINAIKTEIADLSAESDIAAKRKREVFENAKMLRSERDGLRNQVPRLKAEKEWAKVTQANIEAEWSLLAEQVIGITTFEA, from the exons ATGGCAAATCAAGATTCTTCTTCCACTTCTTGCTCAAACCATGGTTGGACATATGATGTCTTTGTGAGCTTCCACGGGAAAGACACGCGTCGCAACTTCACCGGCTACCTTGCCGATGCCTTGGACAGAAAGGGAATCCACATTTTCAGAGATGACATAAGGctgaagaaaggagaagggatTCCATATGCACTAGTCAAAGCAATTGAAGAGTCTAGAATTGCTGTGGTTGTTTTCTCAGAAAACTATGCATCCTCAAGTTGGTGTCTTGATGAGTTGGTTGAGATCATGGGGTGCATGAAAAAGAAGGGACAGTTGGTGATTCCAATTTTCTACTTTGTTGATGCTTCTGTGGTAAGGCATCAAAGGGAGAGTTTTGGAAGGTCAATGGAAAAGCATGAAGAAAGGCATGGCAAAGAGACAGTAAGTAAGTGGAGGATTGCATTGAAAGAAGCAGCCAATTTGTCAGGATGGAGTTTCAAAAATGG GTATGAGTATAAGTTTATTCAAGAGATTACTGAGAAAATATCAAGCATACTAAACATTACCTCCTTACACATTGCTGATCACCCAGTTGGATTAAACTATAGAGTGTCAAAAGTGTTGAGGCTCCTAGCACCAAATTCTAATGATATCAAAATGGTTGGAATCTATGGTATTGGTGGAATTGGCAAAACAACCATTGCTAGAGCTGTGTACAACTCAATTTCTAGCAGGTTTGAAGGGTCAAGCTTTCTTGCTGATGTGAGAGAAAATACAGTGAAACATGGTTTGGTCCAACTACAAGAGACTCTTCTCCATAATTTTCTTGGAGAAAACATCAAGTTGGGTGATGTGAACAGAGGAATTCCCATAATAAAGAGAAGGCTTTGCACCAAGAAGGTTCTTCTGATTCTTGATGACGTCGACAACCTGCGACAACTGAGGTCATTGGCTGGCAGCCATGATTGGTTTGGTTCCGGAAGTAGGATCATCATAACAACAAGGGACAAACATTTGCTAACTGCTCATGGGGTTGAAAATGGAAACATATATGAAATGAAACAGTTGAATGATCATGAATCTCTTGAGCTATTTAGTTTAAATGCTTTTAGAAGAAAGCAACCAAAGGAAAATTATGTCAACATTGCGAACCGCATGGTTCAATATGCCAAAGGCCTTCCACTGGCTTTGAATGTGATTGGTTCTGATCTGTTTGGCAAAACAATTGAAGAATGGGAAAGTGCATTGAAGAAATATGAAAGAATTCCAAGCAGAGAGATCTTAGATGTGCTCAGAGTAAGCTATGATAATTTGGATGATAATGAGAAGGAAATTTTCCTTGACATTGCATGTTTCTTCAAGGGAAACTTTAGACAGGATGTGGAAAAGACACTAGTGGCCTCACGTTTCTTTCCAGAATATGGCATTGGAGTACTTATTGACAAATCTCTAGTAACTATTAGTGATGCCAACACAATTAAGATGCATGATCTTATACAAGACCTTGGAAGAGACATTGCTAGAAAGGATTCGCCATTCGATCCGGGGAAACGTAGAAGACTATGGCACTGTGATGATGTTCTTGAGGTCCTGACAAAAAACACA GGAACTGATGCAATTGAAGGCATAATGCTGGACATGACCAACCTAAAACAAAAGGTTCCATTAAATTCCAACACCTTTGAGAATATGAAAAGACTTAGGATTCTCATAGTTCGGAATGCACAAGTTTCTGGAGCCCCCAATCATCTGCCAAATAATTTGAGATTGCTTGATTGGGATGAATATCCTTTACCTTCTTTGCCAGCTGATTTTCATCCAGAGACACTTGTTGTACTCAACTTGCCCCATAGTATTCTCACAATGGATGAGCCATTCAAG AAATTTGACCATTTGACATATATGAACTTCAGTGGTTGTGACTCTCTAACTACATTACCTGATGTGTCTGGAACACCAAATTTAACAAGAATTCTTGCTAATGATTGTCCAAACTTGGTTGAGATTCATGATTCTGTTGGACATCTCAACAAACTAGTCACACTGAGCACCGAACGATGTCCCAAACTCGAGGGATTTCCGAGTGGCCTGAGGTCAAAATCTCTTGAATACCTTAACCTTAGGGAATGTTCTAGCATTCAGAGTTTCCCAAATGTTTTGGAAAAAGTGGGAAGTATGAAAAATATTGATATAGGAGGGACTGCCATAAAAGACTTTCCAAACTCAGTTGAAAACTTTAGTAGTATTGAAGAGTTAATTTTGAGATCCTGCAAAAGTTTTGAGGTTCTACCTAGCAATCCTACCATGTTTCAAAATATTGAAGAGCTGAATGTGGAAGAATGTCCTCAACTTCCAAAACTCTTGTGGAAGTTATTAAAGGACAGAATTGATTCGCTCCCAAAGTTAAGTAGACTAACTCTCAAAAGTTGTGATCTATCAGATGAGGATCTTGAGTTAATTCTCAGCTGTTTTCTCCAATTGAAATGGTTGATCCTATCAAATAATAGCTTCACAACAATTCCTGATTGTATTGAAGATCTTTCAAGCCTCTTGCTGCTACATGTTGATAACTGCAATCAGCTTAGAGATATTTCAGTGCTTCCACCAGACTTACAATACATAAATGCAAGGAATTGCATGTCATTGACTTCGCGGTCATCAGATGTAATATTGAGTCAG GCATTTCATGAAGTTGAGTACTTAGACATTGTTGTGCTAAGGAGACAAATTCCAAAATGGTTTGACCATTGCTGCAAAGGAGGGTCTGCAGATTTCTGGGTTCGTAGAAAGTTCCCCAACATTGCTCTATTTTTTCTGTTAGGAGGCCAAGACGAACAGAGAACCGATCATATGTGCGAATTCCACTTGTTCATCAATGACCTCCTAGTATTTCAAGAAAAAAGAGGATGGCCAGTGGATCATGTATGGTTGTTTGATCTGCAAATTTACCTCACAGAAAGCGAACGACACAACATCAGGGAACAAATAAAGTCTGACTGGAATCATGTGAAGATTTCATGTTCAGTCATGAATGAGCCAAAAGATGTAATTGTTAAAGGCTGTGGAATCCATCTTTACAAGGAAAGAATGAACATCCATGATGTCTCCTTTATTAGTCCTGATCTACATGGCTCAAATAGTGCCTATGATAACATAAATGATGATTTGGATATTTATGATGAAACAAGCCAAGATGTTGTTTTCCCTACAGtattagctaaattctttcccaAGAATATAGCTGAGCTCTTGGGAAATCTTCATTCCGGAAAAAGAACAGGTGATGATTTGTCTGATTATGATGAGGAGTTGGAACTAGACAGTGAGACTGACAACCAGTACATGGAAGTTGAAGAGGAGCAACATTCAGCTTCCATCAATCTTCAAATCCCAGAAATATGCAAAATCTCAAATCATGAGAAAGAAACAG ATGCCAATTCCCACAAAATACTTATGGATCCTTCAAGAGGAACACAAGAAGCCTTTGTTAGTATCAATGAGGAAGAGCTAAAGCATCATAAGAAAGGAAAATTTAACAAGGATGGAATTGCCCCA GAGTCAAGTATGACTGCATCAAGAAGAATAAACAATGAAACACAAGTGGGAGATAAAATCAATTCTGGTAAAGAAATCAACAGTTCATCAAATCCTCATGTTTCTGAAAATATTGGTCTCCACAAGAGCAAACAAAAATCAATTATCCTAGTTGAAGCGAATGCAGAAGCTATTGATCATATAAATGAAAACCAAGTAGACATTTGTCATACTCATACTCATTTTCCAGCAAGAATCGATAATGGTCAACAATCAGTGCCTAATGCAGAAGCATACACAAGTATTGTTGAATCTTCTGTTAATGAGGACAACATGGAAGCATTTTATGCCTCCCTTGAAGCAGAGACAGATTCTGAGTCTTATCCCTATGGAAACCAAGCCAACATTGTATCTGTGATAACAAGGCCTagcgaagaaacaaagaaagaattgcaGTTTCTGCGAGACTTGGTCACGAAAAAGTTCTCTCTTTTGTTACACCCTGGGCGTTCTGGATTGTTGAAAGATAAGCTAAAGTATCTCCTCACTTTGCCTCCAGAAGAAGGAGTTTCTCTGATAACAAAGTCATTGTTATCACAGCTTTCAACAAGTTTTGCACAATGGAGTGTGGATTACAACATTGCGAGTGTGAAACTTGAATCAGCAGACAAAGAACTATTGAGAGCTGAGAAAGTGAAAGAGGAACTTAAAGGGAACaaggaagaatacaagggagttaaGATGGTCGAAGATACTCTGCGGGATCAGTTGGAATCTTTGGAGGAAAAGAAGAGGGAGCTTGAAGTGCAAATCAATGCCATAAAAACCGAGATTGCAGATTTATCAGCAGAGAGTGACATAGCTgctaagagaaagagagaagtatTTGAGAATGCAAAGATGCTGAGAAGTGAAAGGGATGGTTTGAGGAACCAAGTGCCAAGGTTG
- the LOC112751548 gene encoding TMV resistance protein N produces the protein MGDPRLSLVLSSHSSSSDYGWDYDVFLSFRGPDTGKHFAGNLYYALKQRGIRTFYADRELERGEELAPTLLKRIQDSKTAIPVFSPGYADSAFCLLELAAIMDNSKAKGRLVFPVFYGVSASDVRGQTGDYEKAMAKHQSRNDHHVVQKWREALQQAANLSGSSFKFQNEYEFEFIEKIIEVVSKNVNRTLLCVAKHPVGLESPVQEVCKLLDVGPGCNNNQVCMVGIHGIGGIGKSTLAKAVFNYIADQFDSSCFLENVRENSSKHGLEHLQAKLLFDIVGEKNISLIGPSEGVPLIKHRLHQKKVLLILDDVDEEKQLKELAGGLDWFGSGSRVIVTTQDQQVLRLHGIETKYELNGLKFEDARKLFELKLKKKADPHFDDVINRAVTYCAKHPLALELISSDLGSINADEWESALGHYERNLGKEIYDKLKRSFDRLEKEVQSVFLDIACCFKGLSRTEVNNMLRAHHGFCPIYAIRLLEEKSLIMIEDNEVRLHDKIHEMGRKIEQEGKHGHRYLLSSYEAIVQFFKHKGIHDKIEMIVLDLSSSKEQVVEWDGEGFKDMKSLKTLINRNVYFSQDPNHLPNSLRVFEWPGYSSRSLPANFCPKELVLFKLPSNRLMSLNFLKEFVNMRVLNFDDAECVKAIPSLSSTPNLEELSFSNCESLTEIDESVGNLRKLKILNAFGCSKLRSFPPLKLPSIEELNFTSCSNLENFPKILEKMENLTKLELDCTAIKAIPDLFSAENLVELSFSYCVNLIEIDESVGFLIKLRLLNAFGCCKLRSFPSLLLPSLEELDLSWCSSLENFPEILDKMEKITRLRLQYTPIKELPNSIQNLTRLRDLEMFECGMLQLPSNITLLPELRHILFCRTPNQDEGEEKLSWIESSNSTLHASQCTISDEIFPNLFGWFSMYMEELDLFRVNFTFLPDCIMECPLLKELNLDQCHNLQRIRWLPPNLETLSVTCCRSLEDLDLTILPGSTKEYYNFRRLIVDNCENLQIIKGIPPEGLSATNCLSLPSSYISMLLNEELGEVGRNIWRFVPGSGNCIPEWFHPCKNGNSSVSFWFRNKFPAISLCVFLGALGKHQIAFYFCPKLEINGNTVNKWLLENKKYWFVQEAEADHIFILHEKQMNNENSVNEALVRNKEWNHAKIFVDVYSPRGWTEIDMQIGIHVFKGKNSMKDVQFTNPYNNVTGESNSVDSTQQSGTSIVKVNLARISNNYSRTF, from the exons ATGGGAGATCCTCGTTTATCACTGGTACTATCCTCCCACTCCTCATCCTCAGACTACGGATGGGACTACGACGTGTTCCTCAGCTTCCGAGGTCCAGACACCGGCAAGCACTTCGCCGGAAATCTCTATTACGCTCTCAAACAGAGGGGAATCCGGACGTTCTATGCTGACAGAGAGCTTGAGAGAGGAGAGGAGCTCGCGCCAACGCTCCTGAAGAGAATTCAAGATTCGAAAACCGCCATCCCTGTGTTCTCTCCAGGTTATGCTGATTCTGCATTCTGCTTGCTTGAACTTGCAGCCATCATGGATAACAGCAAGGCGAAGGGACGGTTGGTTTTTCCGGTGTTCTACGGTGTAAGTGCTTCTGATGTTCGAGGTCAGACTGGAGATTACGAAAAGGCAATGGCTAAGCATCAAAGTAGGAATGACCACCACGTCGTGCAGAaatggagagaagctcttcagCAAGCAGCTAACTTGTCCGGCAGCAGTTTCAAATTTCA GAACGAATATGAATTTGAGTTCATTGAAAAGATCATTGAAGTGGTCTCCAAAAATGTCAATCGCACTCTTCTCTGCGTTGCAAAGCATCCAGTTGGATTGGAGTCTCCGGTGCAAGAAGTATGCAAGCTTTTGGATGTAGGACCTGGATGCAATAATAACCAAGTCTGCATGGTAGGAATTCATGGAATTGGGGGAATAGGTAAATCAACTCTCGCTAAAGCAGTTTTTAATTATATAGCTGACCAATTTGACAGTTCATGCTTTCTTGAAAACGTGAGAGAAAATTCAAGTAAGCATGGATTGGAACATCTACAAGCGAAGCTTCTTTTTGACATTGTTGGAGAAAAGAATATTAGTTTGATAGGCCCCAGTGAAGGTGTTCCACTAATAAAGCATAGGCTACACCAAAAGAAGGTTCTTTTGATTCTTGATGACGTTGATGAAGAAAAGCAGTTGAAAGAACTTGCTGGAGGGCTAGATTGGTTTGGTTCTGGTAGCAGAGTCATAGTTACAACGCAAGACCAACAAGTACTAAGACTTCATGGGATTGAAACAAAATATGAGTTAAATGGGTTAAAATTTGAAGATGCTCGtaaattgtttgaattgaaaCTGAAGAAGAAAGCTGATCCACATTTCGATGATGTTATAAATCGTGCAGTGACTTATTGTGCAAAGCATCCATTGGCTTTGGAATTAATAAGTTCTGATTTGGGTAGTATAAATGCAGATGAATGGGAATCTGCATTAGGCCATTATGAAAGAAATCTTGGCAAAGAAATCTATGATAAACTTAAAAGAAGCTTTGATCGTTTGGAGAAAGAAGTGCAAAGTGTGTTTCTTGACATTGCTTGTTGCTTTAAAGGACTCAGTAGGACAGAGGTCAACAATATGCTTCGTGCACATCATGGTTTCTGCCCAATATATGCTATTCGACTTTTGGAGGAGAAATCTCTCATAATGATTGAAGACAATGAGGTGAGATTACATGACAAGATACATGAAATGGGTAGGAAAATTGAACAAGAAGGAAAGCATGGACACCGCTATCTCTTGTCGTCCTATGAAGCTATAGttcaattttttaaacacaag GGCATTCATGATAAAATTGAAATGATAGTTCTAGACCTTTCCAGCTCAAAAGAACAAGTGGTGGAATGGGATGGAGAAGGCTTCAAAGATATGAAAAGTCTCAAAACTCTTATAAATCGAAATGTCTATTTTTCGCAAGATCCCAATCACCTTCCCAATAGTTTGAGAGTATTTGAATGGCCAGGATATTCTTCACGTTCTTTACCAGCTAATTTTTGTCCAAAGGAACTTGTCCTGTTCAAGTTACCCAGTAATCGCTTAATGTCACTCAATTTTCTCAAG GAGTTTGTGAACATGagagttttgaattttgatgatGCTGAATGTGTAAAAGCTATACCTAGTCTATCTTCTACCCCAAATCTGGAAGAACTATCATTCTCAAACTGTGAGAGTTTGACTGAAATTGATGAATCGGTTGGAAATCTGAGGAAGCTTAAGATATTAAATGCCTTTGGTTGCAGCAAGCTTAGGAGCTTCCCACCCCTTAAGTTACCATCTATTGAAGAACTCAACTTCACCAGCTGCTCAAATCTTGAGAATTTTCCAAAAATCTTAGAAAAGATGGAGAATTTAACAAAGCTTGAGTTAGATTGCACTGCCATAAAAGCTATACCTGATCTATTTTCTGCAGAGAATTTAgtagaattatcattttcatACTGTGTGAATTTGATTGAAATTGACGAGTCAGTTGGGTTTTTGATTAAACTTAGATTACTTAATGCCTTTGGTTGTTGTAAGCTCAGAAGCTTTCCATCCCTTTTGTTGCCATCTCTTGAAGAACTTGATCTCTCATGGTGTTCAAGCCTTGAGAATTTTCCAGAGATATTAGACAAGATGGAAAAGATAACACGGCTAAGATTGCAGTATACTCCCATAAAAGAATTGCCAAATTCCATCCAAAATCTTACTCGGCTTCGAGACTTGGAAATGTTTGAATGTGGAATGCTTCAGTTACCGAGCAACATTACCTTATTGCCGGAACTGAGACACATCTTGTTTTGTCGAACACCTAACCAAGATGAAGGTGAAGAAAAATTGAGTTGGATTGAGTCTTCAAACAGCACACTTCATGCATCTCAGTGTACTATATCAGATGAAATATTTCCAAACTTATTTGGTTGGTTTTCTATGTATATGGAAGAATTAGACTTGTTCCGTGTTAATTTCACATTCCTTCCTGATTGCATCATGGAGTGTCCTCTTTTGAAGGAATTGAATTTGGATCAGTGTCATAATCTTCAGAGGATTAGATGGCTTCCACCCAACTTGGAAACACTTTCCGTGACATGTTGTAGATCTTTAGAAGATTTAGACCTCACAATTCTTCCTGGAAGTACCAAAGAATACTACAATTTCAGGAGACTCATTGTAGATAATTGTGAAAATCTTCAGATAATCAAAGGAATTCCACCAGAAGGTTTATCCGCAACAAATTGCTTGAGCCTGCCTTCCTCATATATAAGCATGCTATTGAATGAG GAATTAGGCGAGGTGGGTAGAAACATATGGCGTTTTGTGCCAGGGTCAGGGAATTGCATTCCAGAGTGGTTCCATCCCTGTAAAAATGGAAATTCATCAGTCTCTTTCTGGTTTCGAAATAAGTTTCCTGCCATTTCACTTTGTGTTTTCCTTGGAGCATTGGGTAAACACCAAATAGCATTCTATTTTTGCCCCAAATTGGAGATCAATGGCAATACTGTAAATAAGTGGCTTCTAGAGAACAAGAAGTATTGGTTTGTGCAAGAGGCAGAAGCTGATCATATATTCATTCTCCATGAAAAACAAATGAATAATGAAAACAGTGTGAATGAAGCACTTGTGAGAAATAAAGAATGGAATCATGCCAAGATTTTTGTTGATGTCTATTCTCCAAGGGGATGGACAGAAATTGACATGCAAATTGGAATTCATGTATTCAAAGGAAAAAATAGCATGAAGGATGTCCAATTCACCAATCCTTATAATAATGTTACTGGGGAATCTAATTCAGTGGATTCAACACAGCAAAGTGGAACTAGCATAGTGAAAG TGAATTTGGCGCGCATTTCTAATAATTATTCCCGAACATTCTAA